One stretch of Miscanthus floridulus cultivar M001 chromosome 18, ASM1932011v1, whole genome shotgun sequence DNA includes these proteins:
- the LOC136524611 gene encoding glutathione transferase GST 23-like: MDWDGYECIQIRPKRNYGSNGLPTCTYRPPGSRYAVGCLSAKSDLLLTHNPVHRSVPVLLHGGRAVCESVLIVKYVDEAFASHGDVRILPAEPYARSTARFWADFIATKCLKPLWLSMWADDGEARARFAAETKASLAVLDAELQGHRTRFFGGDDLGFVDLAACTLAHWLGVLEEVAGVRLVADG, encoded by the exons ATGGATTGGGATGGATACGAGTGTATCCAAATAAGGCCTAAGAGAAATTATGGGTCAAATG GATTGCCGACATGTACCTATCGGCCTCCGGGGAGCCGATATGCTGTTGGGTGCCTGTCCGCCAAGAGCGACCTCCTGCTCACGCACAACCCCGTGCACCGCTCCGTCCCGGTCCTCCTCCACGGCGGCCGCGCCGTCTGCGAGTCCGTCCTCATCGTCAAGTACGTCGACGAGGCCTTCGCCTCCCACGGCGACGTCAGGATCCTGCCGGCCGAGCCCTACGCCCGCTCCACCGCGCGCTTCTGGGCCGACTTCATCGCCACCAAGTGCCTGAAGCCGCTGTGGCTGTCGATGTGGgcggacgacggcgaggcgcgggCGCGGTTCGCCGCGGAGACGAAGGCGAGCCTGGCGGTGCTGGACGCGGAGCTCCAAGGCCATCGGACGAGGTTCTTTGGCGGCGACGACCTCGGCTTCGTCGACCTCGCCGCCTGCACGCTGGCGCACTGGCTCGGCGTGCTGGAGGAGGTGGCCGGGGTGCGCCTCGTGGCGGACGGCTAG